From the Acidobacteriaceae bacterium genome, the window AACAGCAGGCCCAGGTGTCCAACCAGGGCCAGGCGGCGGGATCCATCAAGGCTGACCAGGCGGCGATCGAAGCCGCGCGCGTCAACCTTGGATACACGAAGATCTACTCGCCGATCGATGGCGTCGTCGGTCTGCGCCTGGTGGATCCGGGCAACATCGTGAATGCGGGAAGCACCACCGGGCTTGTGGTCATCACCCAGATCCATCCCATCGCCGTGATCTTCACGTTGCCCGAGGACCAGCTCCCGCAGGTGCAGCAGGCGATGCGCGGCGGTAAGAAGCTGGTCGTTGAAGCGTATGACCGCACCGACGCGCACAAGATCGCCGCCGGAACGCTGCTCACCATCGACAACCAGATCGACACGACGACCGGCACGGCCAAGCTCAAGGCGGTCTTCGACAACTCCGACGGCGCGCTGTTCGCGAACCAGTTCGTCAACGTTCGCCTGATCCTCAACGAGCGGCCGAATGCGATTGTGGTGCCGACTGCCGCGATTGAGAACGGCAACCAGGGCGATTATGTCTTCGTTGTGAACCCTGGCCCAACACCGCCGGACAAGATGAAGAATCTGCCCGGACAGGCCGCGGCCACTGCAACGAGCGGCGCCGCCAGCAACAGCAAATCGAAGGCAGCCACACCGGCAGCCGGCAACGATCAGGGTGACGCAGAAGCGGGTGGGACTGGCAAGAATGGCAAGCCGCGTCAGCAGTTCCATGCCGACACGGTTCCCATCCATGTCGACTTCACCATCGGCACCAGCTCGGTGCTCTCGAACAACACCGCTCTCAAGCCGGGCGAGCAGGTTGTTGTCGATGGCCAGGAGAAGCTTGTGGATGGATCGCCCGTGACGCCTGCGCAGGCTCACGGCACTGCGGCTGCGAACAGCGGCGCGGTCGGCGCGGCCAACCCGAATGCACAATCCTCGGCGCCCGCTGCGGGCTCCGGAGGCCTCACCGGCACCTCGCCTGTTCCGGCTGATACCGGACAGTCAGGACAGGGAAGCAACGGCCAGGGCAACGGCCAGGGGAACGGGCAGAATAACGGGCAAGGCAGTCAGCATCACAAACGCCAGAGCGGCAACCAGAACAACGGGCAGTCTTCGCCCTCTGGCGGAGGCCCGCAATAATGAGTCCGTCACGGCCATTCATCCTGCGGCCGGTGGCCACCTCACTCCTGATGGTGGCCATTTTGCTTGCGGGCTTTGTTGCGTACCTGCAGCTCCCGGTTTCGGCCCTTCCTGAGGTCGACTACCCGATCATCCAGGTCCAGACGTACTACCCGGGCGCCAGCCCCAACGTGATGGCGCAGTCGGTTACCGGACCGCTGGAGCGCCAGTTCGGGCAGATTCCCGGATTGCAGCAGATGACCTCCATCTCGTCAGGTGGCGGCTCTATCGTCACCCTCGAGTTCAGTCTCGCGGAATCGATCGACGTCGCCCAGCAGGATGTGCAGGCCGCCATCAACGCTGCCTACAGCTACCTGCCGCAGGACCTCCCCAACCCGCCGGTCTATGCCAAGGTCAACCCGGCTGACGCGCCGATCCTCACGCTTTCGCTGACCTCCGAGACGGTCCCGCTGCAGAAGGTCGAAGACCTTGCCGATACTGTGCTGGCGCAGAAGATCTCGCAGCTTTCCGGCGTCGGTCTTGTTTCCATTGCAGGCGGACAAAAGCCGGCGGTGCGCATCCAGGCGAATCCGGCGCAGCTCGCCAGCTATGGCCTGTCGCTCGAGGACATTCGCACGGCCATCGGCACGGCCAACGTGGACCAGGCGAAGGGGTCGCTGAACGGACCGCGGCAGGCGTACACGATCGGCGACAACGACCAGTTGATGTCGGCGTCGGACTACAGCGACGTTATCGTCGCGTATCGGAATAATTCGCCGGTGCGGCTGAAGGATGTGGCGACTGTCGTCGACTCAGCCGAGAACCTTTACCAGGCGGCGTGGATGGGCTTCGCCGCGCAGCCCGCGCATACGGAGAAGCAGCCGGATGGCACGACGGTCGACGTCCCTGCGTCGCAGGCGTACGTCAAGCCGGCCATCATCATCAATATTCAGCG encodes:
- a CDS encoding efflux RND transporter periplasmic adaptor subunit, whose product is MSASYSQNAAGAMPRVTTAERQIRSRPVDDPSHLLPEHASEPGGRRPGSRRRLIIVLVVVLAIIGFIVWRIHANNVAAEQQAAKQAAAANRPTPVQVTAVQQKTVPVFLTALGTVTAYNTVTLQARVSGQLLQVNFREGQAVRKGQLLLEIDPRPYQAALDQAVGTLAKDEANLNNMQAEAERYTALYQAGVVSKEQQQAQVSNQGQAAGSIKADQAAIEAARVNLGYTKIYSPIDGVVGLRLVDPGNIVNAGSTTGLVVITQIHPIAVIFTLPEDQLPQVQQAMRGGKKLVVEAYDRTDAHKIAAGTLLTIDNQIDTTTGTAKLKAVFDNSDGALFANQFVNVRLILNERPNAIVVPTAAIENGNQGDYVFVVNPGPTPPDKMKNLPGQAAATATSGAASNSKSKAATPAAGNDQGDAEAGGTGKNGKPRQQFHADTVPIHVDFTIGTSSVLSNNTALKPGEQVVVDGQEKLVDGSPVTPAQAHGTAAANSGAVGAANPNAQSSAPAAGSGGLTGTSPVPADTGQSGQGSNGQGNGQGNGQNNGQGSQHHKRQSGNQNNGQSSPSGGGPQ